In Candidatus Cloacimonadota bacterium, the following are encoded in one genomic region:
- the buk gene encoding butyrate kinase — protein MSQLILAINPGSTSTKIAVYDGDRPVFEKTLRHDPAELEPYPNIIDQYEFRKKLVLEAMQENQIDPHDLAAVVGRGGLVKPVPGGTFKINDAMKRDLRDPSLWGRTHASALGAFIADAISQELDIPGFIVDPVVVDEFDDLARVSGIPEIERKSLLHALNIRYIARLMAAELGKKLDEVNLIGVHMGGGISIAAIKNGRVADVNNALLGMGPFSPQRAGALPIGDLLELAYSGKYTHSQLIKYLTKTAGWMAYLGTDSGIEVNERIQAGDAKAKLITDAMCYQVAKEVGACATVLKGKVDAIFFSGGLVYNEYIVQQIRSRVEFIAPIKLYPGEREMEALCQGGLRVLNGLEEAMDYNY, from the coding sequence ATGTCCCAGCTAATCCTTGCCATCAATCCCGGCTCCACATCCACGAAAATCGCTGTTTATGACGGCGACAGGCCGGTCTTTGAGAAAACGCTGCGCCACGATCCGGCTGAGCTTGAGCCCTATCCCAACATAATCGACCAGTATGAGTTTCGCAAGAAACTGGTGCTGGAGGCGATGCAGGAAAACCAGATTGATCCGCATGACCTGGCGGCCGTGGTGGGCCGTGGCGGACTGGTGAAACCCGTTCCGGGCGGAACTTTCAAGATCAACGACGCGATGAAAAGGGACCTGCGCGACCCTTCACTCTGGGGCCGCACCCACGCTTCGGCGCTGGGCGCTTTCATTGCCGACGCCATCTCCCAGGAATTGGACATACCCGGTTTCATCGTGGACCCGGTTGTGGTGGACGAATTTGACGATCTGGCGCGCGTTTCCGGCATTCCGGAAATCGAGCGCAAATCCCTGCTGCACGCCCTCAACATTCGCTACATCGCGCGTTTGATGGCGGCGGAACTGGGCAAAAAACTGGATGAGGTGAACCTTATCGGCGTGCACATGGGCGGCGGGATTTCCATCGCGGCGATCAAAAACGGCCGTGTTGCTGACGTGAACAACGCCCTGCTTGGCATGGGGCCTTTTTCTCCTCAGCGGGCTGGCGCCCTGCCCATCGGCGATTTGCTGGAACTGGCTTACAGCGGCAAATACACGCATTCCCAACTGATCAAATACCTTACCAAGACCGCGGGCTGGATGGCCTATCTGGGCACGGACAGCGGCATCGAGGTGAACGAACGCATCCAGGCCGGTGACGCCAAAGCGAAACTGATCACGGACGCCATGTGCTACCAGGTGGCCAAGGAAGTGGGGGCCTGCGCGACCGTGCTGAAAGGCAAGGTGGACGCCATTTTCTTTAGCGGCGGACTGGTCTATAACGAATACATAGTGCAGCAGATACGCTCCCGGGTTGAATTCATCGCGCCGATCAAGCTCTATCCCGGCGAACGGGAGATGGAAGCCCTCTGCCAGGGCGGTTTGAGGGTTCTGAACGGTCTGGAAGAGGCAATGGATTACAATTATTGA